The following nucleotide sequence is from Drosophila kikkawai strain 14028-0561.14 chromosome 2L, DkikHiC1v2, whole genome shotgun sequence.
TAAGGACGTGATTGCCTACATCCAACTGCCCGGCAGCGATATCGTTCTCCAGGCGGTGGTCATCAGCTATGGCCGGGACAAGGAAGCCCAGGACGCCAAGTACGAGGAACTGCGACGTTTTGCCCTGGACATGGACTTCCCACAGCCCGACGAACTGGAGAAGCATCTGGAGCAAGGCAACAGCAATACAGCCGCTCTCTTTGCCCGCACAAGCTTGTACCAGAAGGCCGAGCAGCGAGATGTCACGGGGGAGCACAGGGAACTGCGCCGGAGTCTGGAGCAGATGAGCGAGAAGGCCCAGAGCGAGGCCCAGATGATTATCGATGCCTTCGACATGGTGGacaatataaataagaatCTGCAGTGTCGCTTGTCCGGGGATGCGAGACTTGCCGTGGAGGCCACATCCGGCGATGAATTGAATTAAGAGGGTTTATAACTAACGTACAACGTTTCCAATAGACTtaagtgtaaaaataaataaaaattaaataaaaaaaatatattctttatgcATTcgaaaaatcttgaaaatctaccataattttaattcggaaagctgttttgtgaaaattgattaaatttatcaaaaaatggtgctgatcaagaatatatatacatgatTTATAGGGTTGAAAATAGCTCCTTCAATGCACTTCAgagcttctgactaaaatgaTTACGAATATACCCTGCCGGGGTATAAAATAACACATTTTTCTTATCTGAAATAAAGCTTAacattaaatacataaaatgcatttatatatgacaaaattactttatttattattaactcGAGCAAATTCttatagctttttttttagttggttacaaaaaaggtaaaaagtAGGTGGAGCATTCgacttaaaattatattgtttAACACAAAGTAAATATCATGCATTCTCTTTAAAGTCTTAGTAGTCTAGTAAGTAAGTGGATGGAAATCATTGAAAGTTTGGGCCACCATAGGCGGAATATTACCAACGAAAGGCGGCGGCATCAGGCCAGGCATTGTCCCTGGATCGCCaggtggtggcggcggagTCGGCATGAGATAGAAACGCACAGGAGCTCGAATCATATGGGGCTGGAACGGAAATTGTCCTGGCATAAATTGGTGTGATCCAATTGCTTGCTGCGGCGGCGTTGGGTAGAAAACTGGCTGAGGAACGGTGGGCAACGGCGGTCGCGGAATGTGCAACGGCTGTCGGGGGATGGGCATCGGTGGTCGGAGAACAGGCATAGCCGCCGGTGCAGCTCTCTGGTTCGATGGCATTGAAATCGAATGATTCTCTCGGTCTGATGATGGCGGTGGCAGAAGCGGAAGCTGCTTTGGTTTATTTTCGTTGTGGTCCATCGCAAGAGAAAACGGAAGAGTTACCTTTTTGGCCTCCGAATGCAAAGCCGGCCCTGGCCGCTTGTCCACTTGCTGCTCCTTCGTGCTAACCTTTTTTGGGCGCTTCTTGTGCCGGGGACGCCGGTACCTGTAGGGAGGATCCCAAGGCTGGAACTCGGAAGGGGGCATTGGATGCAGCGCAGAATATGGTACGGTCAGGAATTGCGCCTTGGCCTCGGAGAAAACCACGCTGGATGTATGTTCCCAGTTGATGTACTGAATGTGGCAGATGGACATCTTACGCGGTTGCTTGGGGTCCAACGCCACCTGGCACTTGGCTCCCACCTTAAAGTCGTAGTCGCCCATGTAAATGTTCAGGTTCCTGGCCTGTCGACGAGCAGCATTCAGGCAGTACAGCTCCACATTGCGATAGGTGTACGGGTCCAGGGATTTGGAGACTGCATAAGGAAAGGGAGCTCTCTCGTCTGCGACAAACTGCCGCACGCACGATATGGGCACTGGAGAGTTGGGCCGGCGATTGTGGTAGGCGCAGGTCTTGTAATTAGTCAGGAGGCAGCGGGTCTTCTCTGGACGGTCCAGCTTGAAGGTCCTGCCATTGTAGCACAGCAGACCGATGACGTTGCGATCGGCATCCATTTCGAATTGCATTTCCTGATTGAAGGTGTTCGGATACAGCATCGCCTCCACGGCCAGACCAACATCTGGGAGGCGGAACAGCTGCTGGTAGAGGAGCTTATAGGAAATGGCCTGGCAAACTGCGGCCATGGCGATCTCCGGCATGGTGAACACGGTGTCGAAGTGCCCACTATAGTCCTTGAAAATCCGCAAGACGTCTTGCTGGTATCTGATGTCTCCGATTGTGACCGTCTCGCCCAATTGGAAGGTCTCGTAGATGACCACGTTTCGGCCATACAGCAAGCACATGGCACGCAACTCTAGCATCGTGCCCTCGGTCTGCGTCTTCTCCAGTCGCCACAGGTAGTCGTCGAAGTCGCCGCGCACCTGCCGCTCGAAGAGGCGTCTCTTGCGGAACATGAAGCGAACGCACTCCATGCGCACTTCGTAATGCAGCACCTGGGTGTCGTACACCTGTTCGGCGACCACGCGGAACAGACTCGTGGGGTCCCTAACGGTGTGCTTCCGGTACAGCAAGTGTTCCTCCAGGAAGTGATCAACCGGGTCTGGCCCCTGGCGGCTTCCAAGCCCCACGCCACGAAATTCCGGCATCATCGAAACTAAATTCGCGGAAAAATCGCGTCAAATTGGTTAAGTTACCAAAATTAATTGCGTATTGGATGAAGCACTACAACAAGTCGTTTTCCAACACTAAAGAAAGTGTAAAGTGACCAGACTGGGTTTATCGATTTAAATGCAGGAAAAATACAATTCTATGATTCTATGGATAAATATATCATGACTACAGGTAACAATTCAAATCAaacaattcaaattaaaaaacataaattgaCATTAATATTAGGGTTTTATggttaattttatgtttttggtGGTGTTGTAAAAACATCGATAGCAGTTAAAGAAAACATCGAAATGTCTCCACTTTATAGTGGAAAATgacttattttttaattgttatcgCTTTGTCGAAATCTACTTACCCAACACTGTGTTTATAAGCGTCACCTTTTCAATACTTGCCACGTGCTTTCGTGTTGTTTCAAGGAACTTAAATTTTACTTCAAATGGCTGAAAGAAACGCTAAACGTATTAAGTTGGAGGCGGAACCAGCAGAACATCCGCCTACTGCAACTACTAAACCCAGCATCCACCAAATGCGACGCGCGGATCTAATCCAGGAAGTCATAGAAGAACGCAAAAAGAATGAGCTCTTAGCCGTGAGCAAGGGCGTGCTAGAGGAGAACTTTAAACGGGATCTGGACGTGATCCGCAAGGAGAATCAGGAGTTGACCGCCGAGAGGTATTCTTTGCTGGAGCAGATTCAGCAGGAGATGTCGAAGAGCGACGCACTGCGCCAAAAGTTGCTCGAGCCCGGCCAGACGTATGAGCTTGTCGTAACTAACCAAAAGCTAACCACGGAGAGGGATTCCTTGCTGCAGCAGGTGCAGCAGGAGATGTCGAAGGGCGAGGCACTGCTCCAACAACTACATGAGTACGAACAGTCGCAGCACTCCATCCTAGACTGCGTCATGCAACAAAATACTGCTCAGATCCAGGAGATGTCTCTGCAGATCGAGGAGATATCCCTTCAGAGTCAAGGTTTTCAGGACGAGATGCAGGATTTAAACAGACAGCTTGAAAAGATCGTCGAAGAGAATACATGCGCCATCTGCCTGTCGCCGTGGGACGCCGAGGGAGACCATCGCCTTGTCTCGCTACCTTGTGGCCATATCTTTGGGAAAAATTGCCTCTGGGATCAGTTGGGGCGTAACCCACAGTGCCCCTACTGCAAGCAGGAGGTTCGGTCCGGGGACACGCGATACCACTATGCGTGTCGAATTTTGCCAGTGCGACGCCAACAGGCGCAAACGTCTCAAGCAGTACAGGATGCTCCAGCAGCACGACAGGTAGCACAGCCAGTTCCGCATCATGTAGGGTCGGCTCCACGTCCAGTTCAGCCAGCTCCGGCAGTACAGGCTCCACGTGGGGTACAGCCGGCTCCACGTATGGTGCAGCCGGATCCACGTCCAGTTCAGCCAGCTCCGGCAGTACAGCCGGCTCCACGACCATTTCAGCCAGCTCCGGCAGTACAGCCGGCTCCACGTCCAGTTCAGCCAGCTCCGGCAGTACAGGCTCCACGTGGGGTACAACCGGCTCGACGTATGGTACAGCCGGATCCACGTGTGGTACAGCCGGATCCACGTGTGGTGCACCCGGATCCACGTCCAGTTCAGCCAGGTCCACGTGTGGTGCACCCGGATCCACGTCCAGTTCAGCCAGCTCCGGCAGTACAGCCGGCTCGACGTCCAGTTCAGCCAGCTCCGGCAGTACAGGCTCCACGTGGGGTACAGCCGGCTGGACGTATGGTACCAGCTCGTTCGTGGACAGGCTTACCCAATACCATGCTATAGAGGTCAACAGGATTGCCCCTTTCACGGGCATCACTAGCTCCAGCCGCACAGCCGGCTTTAAAGTACATCAGCGGTATCCAGGTcaacaagaaaatattaaaaattttgaatttgaattagtttttaacaattttgaaaatgtttaaaatgtttgagttatattaaaaaaatatcaaagtcTTTTGTTATTCATTAATTAAAGATTTATGAGagagaatataattttaagagAACAGAAACTGAAAGGCAAATAAAACTAATAGAACTAAGAAAAAGTTTTAGCCATTATTTGTGGTGCGAATTAGATGGAGATCATCGAGAGGATTATCTCATTATCTTATAAATATTCCTATGATGTGAATAAGGgtcaaacattttttaaaagtatttttttataccatATAAGCACACCTGTAGTTTTTATGGtcattataatattttcgaCTGGCACTAAGCCTTAATATCTTGCAACCTATAGAAGTAGTTCAAATTGAACATAATATTAGGCATCCATTGATGCTTTATCCTTGTGTATGCATAGTTGGGTGCGCAAGGCATAAATCTGCAATCAATGAAGAAGGGATTGGGCTGGATACCCCGAGCCTCTCAGCCACAGTCCATTATTTATTTGGCCTATCAACTAGTCAATACAACAGAGAGGCGGTCCATTTTTCACACATGCACCCATGACTATGGAATTGATGACTAATTCCTGGGCGGCACAAGAAATTCGTgttggaaaataaatggaataatCAATTTTCGGCTGTCGCTCTGACCAAATCGTGTCAATGGTTCAGCTTGTCTCTGCTAGCATTtctcgttttcttttttcgaaatacatatatgtaaatattttatttctcgtTCCTTTCTGATGTAGCACATTTTGATATGCAAATGCTTCTGGGAAAAGGCAGActgatttaaatatatttatgtgtgaCGTGCAGATGTAAACATACTATATAGTTCCAGTATATAGAGGCAAAGTTTTGGGCCAGCTTTGCTGGCTCTCGCCCCGGAGAACCACAAACCGCAAAGACAGAGGGACTCCAAGTAAACTCTGCTTTTCGAATTTGCGGCGtggaaattgtataaaaatgtgaTTCCCAAACGAAGGACGTGGAATGGGAATAGGCAACCcaaaagtataataaataaactcagGAGCAATTCCTTGGAGCGTTCATCAAAGCAAAATTGATATCAATCATACGCACACAAACCCAGCCTCCACAATCGTATCTGTGTCTATGTGATGGCAAATTGaaacattatataaaatattggcCCCCGAAACTACCCACTCGGCAAATGgtccttaaaaataaaacaccatCAAGAAGGTCCCcgaaaccagaaaaaaaaaacgtattaaatttaaaggaatttCCCGTAGTTATTTTTAGTCAACGTCCGACTTTTTAGtctgagaaaaagaaaagcccAAGAGGGAGGGACAACTTTGAATGGATTTCCTCGCCCACAGCGGCTGCCACTTTAAAGATGATGCCTGCCTGTCGGAGGAGTcgtgaaaataagaaaatgaaaacaaatctAAGGAAAAGGcaggaaaatgaaaacaaagccACCGCGGCCAGGCGTGACATTGCTGGAAATGCATGAGTATGCGGCGG
It contains:
- the LOC108076882 gene encoding deubiquitinase otu; this translates as MMPEFRGVGLGSRQGPDPVDHFLEEHLLYRKHTVRDPTSLFRVVAEQVYDTQVLHYEVRMECVRFMFRKRRLFERQVRGDFDDYLWRLEKTQTEGTMLELRAMCLLYGRNVVIYETFQLGETVTIGDIRYQQDVLRIFKDYSGHFDTVFTMPEIAMAAVCQAISYKLLYQQLFRLPDVGLAVEAMLYPNTFNQEMQFEMDADRNVIGLLCYNGRTFKLDRPEKTRCLLTNYKTCAYHNRRPNSPVPISCVRQFVADERAPFPYAVSKSLDPYTYRNVELYCLNAARRQARNLNIYMGDYDFKVGAKCQVALDPKQPRKMSICHIQYINWEHTSSVVFSEAKAQFLTVPYSALHPMPPSEFQPWDPPYRYRRPRHKKRPKKVSTKEQQVDKRPGPALHSEAKKVTLPFSLAMDHNENKPKQLPLLPPPSSDRENHSISMPSNQRAAPAAMPVLRPPMPIPRQPLHIPRPPLPTVPQPVFYPTPPQQAIGSHQFMPGQFPFQPHMIRAPVRFYLMPTPPPPPGDPGTMPGLMPPPFVGNIPPMVAQTFNDFHPLTY